The Leptospira mtsangambouensis sequence AGTCTATTCCCGAAAATCTTTTTCTGATTGAATCAGCAGAAGACCTAAGAGCTGAAATCAAAGAATTAAAAGAGTACTTAGCACTTGCTAATAATATCCAAGCCAATAGCAAAGCCGAAGTTCTACTCACGGGTCTTGGACAAGCGTTTTCCGAAATGGAAAGACTAGGTGGAGCAAAAAAAGCTGTTATTTTTACAGAGTCGAGACGCACCCAAAACTATCTATTCGACTTTTTATCAATCAATGGTTATGCGAATCAAATCTTGTTATTCAATGGCTCCAACAATGATGATACTTCAAAGAAGATCTTTGCAGCTTGGATGGAAAAGTATAAAGGAACAGATAAAATTTCTGGTTCTAAGACAGCAGATATTAGGGCTGCACTTGTAGAAGAATTTAAAGAAAAAAGGCAAATTTTAATAGCAACGGAAGCTGCAGCCGAAGGAATCAATCTTCAATTTTGTTCTATCGTCGTAAACTACGACTTACCTTGGAATCCGCAAAGGATTGAACAAAGGATCGGAAGATGCCATAGATATGGTCAAAATTTTGATGTCGTAGTCGTTAATTTCCTAAATAAAAAGAACCTAGCCGATGTACGCGTATACGAATTGTTAAGCGAAAAATTTCAATTATTCAGTGGTGTATTTGGAGCCAGCGACGAAGTTCTTGGAAACGTTGAAACTGGCGTTGATTTTGAAAAAAGAATTGCAGAAATTTTCCAATCTTGTCGTACCAAAGAAGAAATCCAAGATGCATTTGATAAACTTCAATCTGAGCTACAATCGGATATAAATGAAAGAATAAAAGAAACTAGAGAAAAGTTACTTACAAACTTTGACGAAATTGTCCAAGAAAAGCTTAAGATCCGAATGGAAGAAAGTGAGATTTTGTTCGATCGCCAAACTAAATTACTATGGATTTTAACAAAGGATGCCATACATAAACATGGAAAAACAAATGACTTAGATCTTAGTTTCCGTTTAGACTCTAACCCATTTCCATCTCTTCCAATTCAACTTGGCCACTACCGGATGGGAAAATCTTTATTTCAAGAAAACTCATTCCATTCTAACCATCCCCTTGCCAAAAAAATCTTGGAAGCAGCAGTCAATGAAGCAATTCCAGAAGATGGTATATTGAAATTTACTCTAAGCAAAGATAGAATTGATCAGAGTTATGCGAATATAAAAAACAAACAAGGTGATATTTTAGCTACACTTTGGACTTTGGATAGTTTTGAGAAAGAAGAAGTCCTTTTAATAACAATTCTGTGGGAAGATGGCTCAACCTTAGACAACGAACAAGCAATTCGTCTATTTTCTAGATCCTGTCAGTGGAAGCCATATGCTGAAAAAGATTTAAATTCAAGAACAACTAAATTTGAAGAAATTCATTCAAACAAAAAGAACCAAATCTTAATCAATCGAGACTTAAGAAACCAAGATCTTTTTACAAAGGAATATGAAAAACTAGATGCCTGGGCCGATGACAAACGATTGAGCCTGCAAAAAGAACTCAGGTCTTTTGATGAGGAAATCAAAATTCGCAAAAAACAAGCAAAAGATGCGGGGAACCTAACAGATAGACTAAAACTCGAAAGAGAAAGGAAAGAAATCGAAAAAAGAAGGGATGAGGCCTGGAAGAGTTTTGAAATGGCACGTCGTTCTATTGATGAAGAAAAGGAAAAATTCTTAGAGGAAATGGAAAAGAAAGCTAAATTTGTAACAGATGAAACTGTTTTATTTTGCGGCAAAATACAAATTGTTTGACAGTCATTTTCTGTTCATTTTTTCCCTTGCCAGCCTTGTTTTTTTGCCA is a genomic window containing:
- a CDS encoding SNF2-related protein; the encoded protein is MNLVPHQRKILALELTRKRASGDPERLGKAMLGAQVDLNPHQLDAALFALESPLSRGVILADEVGLGKTIEAGLVLSQFLSEEKKRILIIAPANLRKQWSGELQEKFHLKSEIIEGKNFNSIQKSGIHNPFNNEKVVIVSYQFAKAKAFEISQISWDLVILDEAHRLRNVYKESNVIANTIKESLRGRFKLLLTATPLQNSLSELYGLVSIIDEQTFGDFDSFSQQFLRIQSEEQLQLLKNRIEGICKRTLRKQVLEYIKYTKRIPITKEFIPNADEDRLHEWISAYLQRENLAALPKSQRKLMTLILRKLLASSTYAIAGTLQALVDRLEKKLGVSDNSLDLEIEKLIADDFEEYEEIKEEWSDFQTQKSIPENLFLIESAEDLRAEIKELKEYLALANNIQANSKAEVLLTGLGQAFSEMERLGGAKKAVIFTESRRTQNYLFDFLSINGYANQILLFNGSNNDDTSKKIFAAWMEKYKGTDKISGSKTADIRAALVEEFKEKRQILIATEAAAEGINLQFCSIVVNYDLPWNPQRIEQRIGRCHRYGQNFDVVVVNFLNKKNLADVRVYELLSEKFQLFSGVFGASDEVLGNVETGVDFEKRIAEIFQSCRTKEEIQDAFDKLQSELQSDINERIKETREKLLTNFDEIVQEKLKIRMEESEILFDRQTKLLWILTKDAIHKHGKTNDLDLSFRLDSNPFPSLPIQLGHYRMGKSLFQENSFHSNHPLAKKILEAAVNEAIPEDGILKFTLSKDRIDQSYANIKNKQGDILATLWTLDSFEKEEVLLITILWEDGSTLDNEQAIRLFSRSCQWKPYAEKDLNSRTTKFEEIHSNKKNQILINRDLRNQDLFTKEYEKLDAWADDKRLSLQKELRSFDEEIKIRKKQAKDAGNLTDRLKLERERKEIEKRRDEAWKSFEMARRSIDEEKEKFLEEMEKKAKFVTDETVLFCGKIQIV